A part of Arthrobacter dokdonellae genomic DNA contains:
- the uvrB gene encoding excinuclease ABC subunit UvrB gives MSLAQEINRVVAPFEVISDFQPAGDQPTAIKELTERITNGEKDIVLLGATGTGKSATAAWLIEQVQRPTLVMVQNKTLAAQLANEFRELLPNNAVEYFVSYYDYYQPEAYVPQSDTFIEKDSSVNEEVERLRHSATNALLTRRDVIVVATVSCIYGLGTPEEYVSGMVTLTRGATMNRDDLLRKFVSMQYARNDIDFHRGTFRVRGDTVEIIPMYEEQALRIEFFGDEIENIYTLHPLTGQVIREETEMYVFPASHYVAGPERMARAMKAIEDELAVRTKELESQNKLLEAQRLRMRTTYDLEMMEQMGFCNGIENYSRHIDGRAPGTAPHCLLDYFPDDFLLVIDESHVTVPQIGAMYEGDMSRKRTLVDHGFRLPSAMDNRPLKWDEFLDRVGQTVYLSATPGKYELGKSDGYVQQIIRPTGLIDPEIIVKPSKDQINDLLGEIRERAAKNERVLVTTLTKRMAEDLTDYLLGNGVKVQYLHSDVDTLRRVELLRELRMGVFDVLVGINLLREGLDLPEVSLVSILDADKEGFLRSGTSLIQTIGRAARNVSGQVHMYADRITDSMQFAIDETNRRRAIQVAYNTERGIDPQPLRKKIADITDQLAREDADTAALLQEARTKRETAKPSVRRDGLAARPAGELMGLIEELTAQMHGAAAELHFELAARLRDEVADLKKELRQMRAAGHA, from the coding sequence ATGAGTCTTGCGCAGGAAATCAACCGAGTCGTTGCCCCCTTTGAGGTCATCAGCGACTTCCAGCCGGCCGGCGACCAGCCCACGGCCATCAAGGAACTCACCGAACGGATCACCAACGGTGAGAAGGACATTGTCCTGCTGGGCGCCACCGGCACGGGAAAGTCCGCCACCGCCGCGTGGCTGATCGAGCAGGTGCAGCGGCCCACGCTGGTCATGGTCCAGAACAAGACGCTTGCCGCGCAGCTGGCCAACGAGTTCCGGGAACTGCTGCCCAACAACGCCGTTGAATATTTTGTCTCCTACTACGACTACTACCAGCCGGAAGCCTACGTGCCGCAATCGGACACGTTCATTGAAAAGGACTCCTCGGTCAACGAGGAAGTGGAGCGTCTGCGTCACTCGGCCACCAACGCCCTGCTCACCCGGCGCGACGTGATCGTGGTGGCCACGGTGTCCTGCATCTACGGTCTGGGCACGCCCGAGGAATACGTTTCCGGCATGGTGACGCTGACGCGCGGCGCCACGATGAACCGCGACGACCTGCTGCGCAAATTCGTCAGCATGCAGTACGCCCGCAACGACATCGACTTCCACCGGGGCACGTTCCGCGTGCGCGGTGACACCGTGGAGATCATCCCGATGTATGAGGAACAGGCGTTGCGCATCGAGTTCTTTGGCGACGAGATTGAGAACATCTACACGCTGCACCCGCTGACCGGCCAGGTCATCCGGGAAGAGACGGAAATGTACGTTTTTCCGGCCTCGCACTACGTGGCCGGGCCGGAGCGCATGGCCCGTGCCATGAAGGCGATCGAGGACGAACTGGCCGTGCGCACCAAGGAACTGGAGAGCCAAAACAAGCTGCTGGAGGCCCAGCGGCTGCGCATGCGCACCACGTACGACCTGGAAATGATGGAGCAGATGGGGTTCTGCAACGGCATCGAAAACTATTCGCGGCACATTGACGGCCGCGCGCCCGGAACCGCCCCCCACTGCCTCCTCGACTACTTCCCTGACGATTTCCTGCTGGTCATTGACGAGTCCCACGTCACGGTGCCCCAGATCGGTGCCATGTACGAGGGCGACATGTCACGCAAGCGCACCCTGGTGGACCACGGCTTCCGGCTGCCGTCGGCCATGGACAACCGGCCGCTCAAATGGGACGAATTCCTGGACAGGGTCGGCCAGACCGTCTACCTGTCCGCCACGCCCGGGAAGTACGAGCTGGGGAAGTCGGACGGCTACGTCCAGCAGATCATCCGGCCCACGGGCCTGATCGATCCGGAAATCATCGTCAAGCCGTCCAAGGACCAGATCAACGACCTCCTCGGTGAAATCCGGGAGCGGGCCGCGAAGAATGAGCGTGTGCTGGTCACCACGTTGACCAAGCGGATGGCCGAGGACCTCACGGACTACCTGCTCGGCAACGGCGTCAAGGTCCAATACCTGCACTCGGACGTGGACACGCTCCGGCGGGTGGAACTGCTGCGGGAGCTGCGCATGGGCGTCTTTGACGTCCTGGTCGGCATCAACCTGCTCCGCGAGGGCCTGGACCTGCCGGAGGTGTCCCTGGTCAGCATCCTCGACGCAGACAAGGAGGGTTTCCTGCGTTCCGGGACCTCGCTGATCCAAACGATCGGGCGTGCTGCCCGCAACGTCTCCGGCCAGGTGCACATGTACGCGGACCGGATCACCGACTCCATGCAGTTCGCCATCGACGAGACCAACCGCCGCCGGGCCATCCAGGTGGCCTACAACACCGAACGCGGCATTGACCCGCAGCCGCTGCGCAAGAAGATCGCGGACATCACCGACCAGCTCGCCCGGGAGGATGCCGACACCGCCGCGCTGCTCCAGGAGGCCCGCACGAAGCGCGAAACGGCCAAGCCGTCCGTGCGGCGCGACGGGCTGGCCGCCCGGCCGGCCGGCGAACTCATGGGCCTGATCGAGGAGCTGACCGCCCAGATGCACGGGGCCGCGGCCGAGCTGCACTTCGAGCTGGCTGCCCGGCTGCGCGACGAGGTGGCCGACCTGAAGAAGGAGCTGCGCCAAATGCGTGCGGCCGGACACGCGTAG
- a CDS encoding TerC family protein — protein sequence MHNLPLWFEVGSFAVLGLILLADLLLVIKRPHIPSMKEAGLWVGFYVALAFLFAAMVFIFTGPEFGAQFVAGWVTEYSLSIDNLFVFIIIMARFSVPRRYQQEVLMVGIIIALVLRGIFIMVGAVVIEQFSAIFYVFGAFLLWTAWKQSRPESEEDDEDRENFLIRGVRRVIPMTNVYDEGRLRTTVDGKRTFTPMLVVFVTIGVTDLLFAVDSIPAIFGLTQSAFIVFTANIFALMGLRQLYFLLGGLMDRLVYLKHALSVILAFIGVKLVLHAMHVNELPFINGGRSIAWAPEIPTFLSLAVILGTMAVAVFASLIHARKQERQPHDAG from the coding sequence ATGCACAATTTGCCCCTCTGGTTCGAGGTCGGCTCCTTCGCCGTCCTGGGACTCATCCTCCTCGCCGACCTCCTGCTGGTCATCAAGCGCCCGCACATTCCCTCCATGAAGGAGGCCGGGCTGTGGGTCGGGTTCTACGTGGCCCTCGCGTTCCTGTTTGCGGCAATGGTGTTCATCTTTACCGGCCCCGAGTTCGGCGCCCAGTTCGTGGCCGGCTGGGTCACCGAATACAGCCTGAGCATCGACAACCTGTTTGTCTTCATCATCATCATGGCCCGCTTTTCCGTGCCACGCCGCTACCAGCAGGAAGTCCTGATGGTGGGCATCATCATCGCGCTGGTCCTGCGCGGCATCTTCATCATGGTGGGCGCCGTGGTCATTGAACAGTTCAGCGCCATCTTCTACGTCTTCGGGGCGTTCCTGCTGTGGACGGCCTGGAAGCAGAGCCGCCCGGAAAGCGAGGAGGACGATGAGGACAGGGAGAACTTCCTGATCCGCGGCGTGCGCCGCGTCATCCCCATGACGAACGTCTATGACGAGGGCCGCCTCCGCACCACCGTCGACGGCAAGCGGACCTTCACACCCATGCTGGTGGTGTTTGTGACCATCGGTGTCACCGACCTGCTGTTCGCCGTCGACTCCATCCCCGCGATCTTTGGCCTGACCCAGAGCGCGTTCATCGTGTTCACAGCCAACATCTTCGCGCTGATGGGCCTGCGCCAGCTCTACTTCCTGCTGGGCGGCCTCATGGACAGGCTTGTCTATCTCAAGCACGCGCTTTCAGTCATTCTGGCCTTCATCGGCGTGAAGCTGGTGCTGCACGCCATGCACGTCAACGAGCTCCCGTTCATCAACGGCGGCCGGTCCATCGCCTGGGCCCCCGAGATCCCCACCTTCCTCTCCCTCGCCGTCATCCTTGGCACCATGGCCGTGGCGGTCTTCGCGAGCCTGATCCACGCCAGGAAGCAGGAACGGCAGCCGCACGACGCGGGCTGA
- a CDS encoding alpha/beta fold hydrolase translates to MSAGSSYVVRGTALRDHWFDAPLDHADPSGPAIRLFAREIYDPALESGNLPWLLFLQGGPGGRGNRPLGLSGWLREASKSFRVLMLDQRGTGLSTPASRQTLPLVGGAAAQADYLSHFRATDIVADAELIRAQLGSGPWSIFGQSYGGFCALTYLSFAPEGLKEVLITGGLGPLAGPADQVYEATFGRLRARNAEYFARYPQDRAVATRIMDHVRNVAEFLPTGERLTPERVQMLGNYFGGNTRIDALHYLFEDAFVPTPDGDRLSDGFLTQMSAQVSRAANPLYALMHESIYVQGAASNWAAARVLAGHPEFHPDAPEPLLTGEAVYPWYFEQDPALVPLRGVAELLAVRSDGWGPLYDPAQLARNTVPAAAAVYAEDIYVDRDISLATAASVRGLQVWESADFHHDGIADDGEGIFARLLSMVRGDAG, encoded by the coding sequence ATGAGCGCGGGCAGCAGCTACGTGGTGCGCGGGACGGCCCTGCGCGACCACTGGTTTGATGCCCCGCTGGACCATGCCGACCCCTCCGGGCCGGCCATCAGGCTTTTTGCCCGCGAGATCTACGATCCCGCGCTGGAGTCCGGGAACCTGCCCTGGCTGCTGTTTCTGCAGGGCGGCCCGGGCGGCCGCGGCAACCGGCCGCTGGGCCTGTCCGGCTGGCTGCGGGAGGCGTCCAAAAGCTTCCGGGTGCTCATGCTGGACCAGCGCGGCACCGGCCTTTCCACACCCGCATCCCGGCAGACCCTGCCGCTGGTGGGCGGCGCGGCAGCGCAGGCCGACTACCTCTCACACTTCCGCGCCACCGACATCGTGGCCGACGCCGAACTGATCCGCGCACAACTGGGTTCGGGCCCGTGGTCCATCTTCGGCCAGAGCTACGGGGGCTTCTGCGCCTTGACCTACCTTTCCTTCGCCCCGGAAGGGTTGAAGGAGGTGCTCATCACCGGCGGCCTGGGTCCGCTTGCCGGGCCGGCGGACCAGGTGTATGAGGCCACGTTTGGCCGCCTGCGCGCCCGGAACGCCGAATACTTTGCCCGCTACCCGCAGGACCGTGCCGTCGCAACCCGGATCATGGACCATGTCCGGAACGTGGCGGAGTTCCTGCCCACCGGCGAACGGCTCACCCCGGAGCGCGTGCAGATGCTGGGGAACTACTTTGGCGGGAACACGCGCATCGATGCCCTCCACTATTTGTTCGAGGACGCGTTTGTCCCCACACCCGACGGCGACCGGCTCTCCGACGGGTTTCTCACCCAGATGTCGGCCCAGGTCAGCCGTGCCGCCAACCCTCTTTACGCGCTCATGCACGAGTCCATCTACGTCCAGGGCGCGGCCAGCAACTGGGCCGCGGCGCGCGTGCTGGCCGGCCACCCGGAGTTCCACCCGGACGCGCCGGAGCCGCTGCTCACGGGCGAGGCCGTGTACCCGTGGTACTTCGAACAGGACCCTGCGCTGGTGCCGCTGCGCGGGGTGGCGGAGCTTTTGGCCGTCCGCAGCGATGGCTGGGGTCCGCTGTACGACCCCGCCCAGCTCGCGCGCAACACTGTCCCCGCGGCCGCGGCCGTCTATGCGGAGGACATCTACGTGGACCGGGACATTTCCCTGGCCACTGCCGCCTCCGTGCGGGGCCTGCAGGTCTGGGAAAGCGCCGACTTCCACCACGACGGCATTGCCGACGACGGCGAGGGCATCTTCGCCCGCCTCCTGTCGATGGTCCGCGGGGACGCGGGCTGA
- a CDS encoding GNAT family N-acetyltransferase: protein MSLIRTASPADVPAILDMIHDLAAYEKEPDAVVNDQEMLRAHLFGDNPQVYAHVVDSPVAGGPILGFALWFLNYSTWEGTHGIHLEDLYVRPEARGGGHGKALLRTLAGIAVERGYARVEWSVLDWNEPSINFYRSLGAAPMDGWHVFRLDGDALGSFGAPAAVRAGA from the coding sequence ATGAGTTTGATTCGCACCGCATCCCCCGCCGACGTCCCCGCCATCCTTGACATGATCCACGACCTTGCCGCCTATGAAAAGGAGCCGGACGCCGTGGTCAACGACCAGGAGATGCTTCGCGCGCACCTCTTCGGCGACAACCCGCAGGTCTATGCCCACGTGGTGGACAGCCCCGTTGCCGGCGGGCCCATCCTCGGCTTCGCGCTCTGGTTCCTGAACTACTCCACGTGGGAAGGCACCCACGGCATCCACCTCGAGGACCTGTACGTGCGCCCTGAGGCCCGCGGCGGCGGCCACGGCAAGGCGCTGCTGCGAACGTTGGCGGGGATCGCCGTCGAGCGCGGCTACGCGCGGGTGGAGTGGAGCGTGCTGGACTGGAACGAGCCGTCCATCAACTTCTACAGGTCCCTCGGGGCCGCACCCATGGACGGCTGGCACGTGTTCAGGCTCGACGGCGATGCGCTGGGTTCCTTTGGTGCCCCCGCCGCCGTGCGGGCCGGCGCATGA
- a CDS encoding MFS transporter translates to MRKAAVASTIGTTIEWYDYFLYGAAAALVFPHVFFPNMSPYLGLIASFASYFVGFVARPIGAAIFGHWGDRIGRKAMLITTLLIMGISTALIGVLPGAGSWGDAAPAVLILLRVLQGIAVGGEWGGSILLSMEWGNQKRRGLMASWPQLGVAIGIILSTGLMALFNGIMGTDAFIAWGWRIPFLLSLVLVAIGLYIRIRIMETPMFAEVVRTEKTQKAPVLEVIRRYPKEIVLSALLRMSEQMPFYIVTAFVLSYLTDKNHNYSYNFVLIGTMVAAALELFFVPYFGHLSDKRNRLRIYQLGAAITGVWGFVYFALLDSGASWLVFIALSVALIPHAMQYGPQASIIAENFPTELRYTGAGLGYQLASIVAGGPAALIATVLLHSFGTGYAVSVYILVSALITIAASLGLKDYSKSDIADSGTYQPRVGKADNAV, encoded by the coding sequence GTGCGAAAGGCGGCAGTCGCCAGCACCATTGGCACAACCATTGAATGGTATGACTATTTCCTCTACGGCGCGGCGGCGGCATTGGTGTTCCCGCACGTCTTCTTTCCCAACATGTCCCCCTACCTCGGCTTGATCGCCTCCTTTGCCTCCTACTTTGTCGGCTTCGTGGCGCGCCCCATTGGCGCGGCAATATTCGGGCACTGGGGGGATAGGATCGGCCGTAAGGCGATGCTGATCACCACGTTGCTGATCATGGGGATCTCCACGGCGCTGATTGGCGTGCTGCCCGGCGCGGGCTCGTGGGGCGACGCCGCACCGGCCGTCCTGATCCTGCTGCGCGTACTTCAGGGCATCGCCGTCGGCGGGGAGTGGGGCGGCTCCATCCTGCTTTCCATGGAATGGGGCAACCAGAAACGCCGCGGGCTGATGGCCAGCTGGCCCCAGCTTGGCGTCGCCATCGGCATCATCCTGTCCACCGGACTCATGGCGCTGTTCAACGGCATCATGGGCACGGACGCGTTCATCGCCTGGGGCTGGCGCATACCCTTCCTGTTGAGCCTGGTGCTGGTCGCAATCGGCCTCTACATCCGGATCAGGATCATGGAAACGCCCATGTTCGCCGAGGTGGTCCGGACCGAAAAGACCCAGAAGGCACCCGTCCTGGAGGTCATCAGGCGCTACCCCAAGGAAATCGTGCTTTCGGCGCTGCTGCGCATGTCCGAGCAGATGCCGTTCTACATCGTGACGGCCTTCGTGCTGTCCTACCTGACGGACAAGAACCATAACTACAGCTACAACTTCGTCCTGATCGGCACCATGGTCGCCGCGGCGCTGGAACTGTTCTTCGTGCCCTACTTCGGGCACCTCTCGGACAAGCGGAACCGCCTGCGGATCTACCAGCTCGGCGCCGCCATCACCGGCGTGTGGGGCTTTGTCTACTTCGCGCTGCTGGACAGCGGTGCGTCCTGGCTGGTCTTCATCGCCCTGTCCGTGGCGCTCATCCCGCACGCCATGCAGTACGGCCCCCAGGCGTCGATCATTGCGGAGAACTTTCCGACGGAACTCCGGTACACCGGCGCCGGCCTGGGCTACCAGCTCGCGTCCATTGTCGCCGGCGGGCCGGCCGCGTTGATCGCAACGGTCCTGCTGCACAGCTTCGGCACGGGCTACGCCGTATCCGTGTACATCCTGGTCTCGGCCCTGATCACCATTGCGGCCTCGCTGGGTCTGAAGGACTACTCCAAGTCGGACATCGCGGACTCCGGCACCTACCAGCCGCGCGTGGGGAAGGCGGACAACGCCGTCTAA
- a CDS encoding DEAD/DEAH box helicase — MNLLDQLSGLDPQTSSDDDVLEAFLEWTTDRGLELYPAQEDAAIELVSGNNVILSTPTGSGKSMVAIAAHFNAMARGAASYYTAPIKALVSEKFFALCEIFGAANVGMVTGDSSVNQDAPIICCTAEILANIALREGENADAGVVIMDEFHYYSDPQRGWAWQVPLLELPQSQFLLMSATLGDVTRFERELTELTNRTTTTVSSAERPIPLHYYYVTTGVHESLEELLATKQVPVYVVHFSQAEAIDRAQNLMSINVCTREEKDRIGELIAGFRFSAGFGKTLNRLVRHGIGVHHAGMLPKYRRLVEQLAQAGLLKVICGTDTLGVGINVPIRTVLMTALSKYDGVRTRVLQVREFQQIAGRAGRAGYDTAGTVMVQAPEHVIENTKAMAKALAKFGDDAKKLRQVVKKKPQQGFVSWGEPTFTRLSESVPEPLTSSFTVTHAMLLNLLERPGDPFQAARKLLTGNHESPAAQRRLIRKALGIYRELLGAGIVERIPENELEADGRTVRLTTHLQLNFALNQPLSPFALAALDLLDPESPSYALDVLSVIESTLEKPRQILSAQLKRERTEKVAAMKAEGIEYDERMAILDEVTYPMPLAEMLFAAFEVYRKAAPWVGDFELSPKSIIRDLYERAMNFGEYVQYYSLARSEGIVLRYLTDAYKALRQTVPRDALREDLEDIISWLGELVRQVDSSLLDEWEKMTSGEVEELAPEPAVPPAPPRLTDNHRAFRVMVRNEMFRRVELAADDDFEALGALDGDHGWDADRWADALDTYWDEHDYIDAGPSARGPALLHITEGPEQWTVRQVLADPEGNHDWSMTGTVDLKASNEAGAAVVRLEDFSRM; from the coding sequence ATGAACCTTCTTGATCAGCTCTCCGGCCTTGACCCGCAAACCTCCAGCGACGACGACGTGCTGGAGGCCTTTTTGGAGTGGACCACGGACCGCGGGCTGGAACTCTACCCGGCCCAGGAGGACGCCGCGATCGAGCTGGTCAGCGGCAACAACGTGATCCTGTCCACCCCGACGGGATCCGGCAAGTCCATGGTGGCCATTGCCGCGCACTTCAACGCCATGGCGCGCGGCGCCGCCAGTTATTACACCGCCCCGATCAAGGCGCTCGTCTCGGAGAAGTTCTTTGCCCTGTGCGAGATCTTCGGCGCCGCCAACGTGGGCATGGTCACGGGCGACTCCTCCGTGAACCAGGACGCGCCGATCATCTGCTGCACGGCGGAAATCCTGGCGAACATCGCCCTGCGCGAGGGTGAAAACGCGGACGCGGGCGTTGTCATCATGGACGAGTTCCACTACTACTCCGACCCCCAGCGGGGCTGGGCGTGGCAGGTGCCACTGCTGGAACTGCCGCAGTCGCAGTTCCTCCTCATGAGCGCGACCCTGGGCGACGTCACGCGCTTTGAACGGGAGCTCACGGAGTTGACCAACCGCACCACCACCACGGTCTCCTCCGCCGAGCGCCCCATCCCGCTGCACTATTACTACGTCACCACCGGCGTCCACGAGTCCCTCGAGGAACTGCTCGCCACCAAGCAGGTCCCCGTCTACGTGGTCCACTTCAGCCAGGCCGAGGCCATCGACCGGGCCCAAAATCTCATGAGCATCAACGTCTGCACGCGGGAGGAGAAGGACAGGATCGGCGAGCTGATCGCCGGCTTCCGCTTTTCCGCCGGCTTCGGCAAGACTCTCAACCGGCTGGTGCGCCACGGAATCGGCGTCCACCACGCGGGCATGCTGCCCAAGTACCGCCGCCTCGTCGAACAGCTGGCGCAGGCCGGCCTGCTGAAGGTCATTTGCGGCACCGACACGCTGGGCGTGGGCATCAACGTGCCCATCCGCACCGTCCTCATGACGGCGTTGAGCAAGTATGACGGCGTGCGTACCCGCGTCCTGCAGGTCCGTGAATTCCAGCAAATCGCCGGACGTGCCGGGCGGGCGGGCTACGACACCGCCGGAACCGTGATGGTGCAGGCGCCGGAGCACGTCATTGAAAACACCAAGGCCATGGCCAAGGCGCTGGCGAAGTTTGGCGACGACGCCAAGAAGCTGCGCCAGGTGGTCAAGAAGAAGCCGCAGCAGGGCTTTGTCAGCTGGGGCGAGCCCACGTTCACCCGGCTCAGCGAATCCGTTCCTGAGCCGCTGACCTCCAGCTTCACCGTCACGCACGCCATGCTGCTGAACCTGCTGGAACGTCCAGGGGACCCGTTCCAGGCGGCGCGGAAGCTGCTGACCGGGAACCACGAGTCCCCCGCCGCGCAGCGCAGGCTGATCCGCAAGGCCCTGGGCATCTACCGCGAGCTGCTCGGGGCCGGCATTGTGGAGCGCATCCCGGAGAATGAGCTGGAGGCCGACGGCCGCACCGTCCGGCTGACCACCCACCTGCAGCTGAACTTTGCCTTGAACCAGCCGCTCTCCCCCTTCGCCCTGGCAGCCCTGGACCTCTTGGATCCCGAGTCCCCCAGCTACGCCCTGGACGTCCTGTCCGTCATAGAGTCCACGCTGGAAAAGCCGCGGCAGATCCTCAGCGCGCAGCTCAAGCGCGAGCGGACCGAGAAGGTCGCCGCCATGAAAGCCGAGGGCATCGAGTATGACGAGCGCATGGCGATCCTCGACGAGGTCACGTACCCCATGCCGCTGGCCGAGATGCTGTTCGCCGCCTTCGAGGTCTACCGCAAGGCCGCCCCGTGGGTGGGCGACTTTGAGCTGAGCCCGAAATCGATTATCCGCGACCTCTACGAGCGCGCCATGAATTTTGGCGAATACGTCCAGTACTACTCGCTGGCCCGCTCCGAGGGGATCGTGCTGCGGTACCTGACCGACGCCTACAAGGCGCTGCGCCAGACAGTCCCCCGGGACGCGCTCCGCGAAGACCTCGAGGACATCATCTCGTGGCTGGGCGAGCTGGTCCGCCAGGTCGATTCCAGCCTGTTGGACGAATGGGAGAAGATGACCAGCGGCGAGGTGGAGGAGCTGGCCCCCGAGCCTGCCGTCCCTCCCGCCCCGCCGAGGCTCACGGACAACCACCGCGCCTTCCGTGTCATGGTGCGCAACGAGATGTTCCGCCGCGTGGAGCTGGCCGCGGACGACGACTTTGAGGCGCTGGGCGCCCTCGACGGCGACCACGGCTGGGACGCGGACCGCTGGGCGGACGCCCTGGACACGTACTGGGACGAACACGATTACATCGACGCCGGCCCGTCCGCGCGCGGTCCGGCCCTGCTGCACATCACCGAGGGCCCGGAGCAGTGGACGGTCCGGCAGGTGCTGGCGGACCCGGAAGGCAACCACGACTGGTCCATGACGGGCACGGTGGACCTGAAGGCATCCAATGAGGCGGGCGCCGCCGTCGTCCGGCTGGAGGACTTCAGCCGCATGTAG
- a CDS encoding trans-aconitate 2-methyltransferase, giving the protein MGTKRLGWDPAKYVEFGDFRNRPFFDLTARITASAPRRVVDLGCGPGNLTATLARRWPGARVQGLDSSPDMVAAARGAGAEGARGTPDDAGTRLPGNLAFELADIRGWVPGQDTDVVVSNAALQWVPGHQELMSGWLRGLPEGAWLAVQVPGNFGSPSHTLMRQVAQSPRWRKQLDGALRHQDAVWEPGQYHELLLRGGARADVWETTYSQLLPGSRPVLEWVRGTGLRPVLQALGGRDGREFEAEYSALLDEAYPAGDFGTLYPFRRIFMVGQKQ; this is encoded by the coding sequence ATGGGAACAAAGCGGCTGGGCTGGGATCCGGCCAAATACGTGGAGTTCGGCGACTTTCGCAACCGCCCGTTCTTCGACCTCACCGCCCGCATCACGGCGTCCGCGCCGCGCCGCGTCGTGGACCTGGGCTGCGGTCCGGGCAACCTGACGGCCACCCTGGCCCGGCGCTGGCCCGGCGCGCGGGTGCAGGGCCTGGACAGCTCCCCGGACATGGTGGCTGCGGCCCGGGGCGCCGGCGCGGAGGGCGCGCGCGGAACCCCGGACGACGCCGGCACGCGCCTTCCGGGGAACCTCGCCTTCGAGCTGGCGGACATCCGCGGCTGGGTGCCGGGGCAGGACACCGACGTGGTGGTGTCCAACGCGGCGCTGCAATGGGTTCCCGGCCATCAGGAGCTCATGTCCGGGTGGCTGCGCGGGTTGCCGGAAGGCGCGTGGCTGGCGGTGCAGGTGCCGGGCAACTTCGGTTCGCCGTCCCACACGCTGATGCGCCAGGTGGCGCAGTCCCCACGCTGGCGCAAGCAGCTTGACGGTGCACTGCGGCACCAGGACGCCGTGTGGGAACCCGGGCAGTACCACGAGCTCCTGTTGCGCGGCGGCGCCCGAGCGGACGTGTGGGAAACGACCTACAGCCAGCTGCTGCCGGGCAGCCGCCCCGTGCTGGAATGGGTCCGGGGCACCGGGCTGCGGCCCGTGCTCCAGGCCCTCGGCGGGCGGGACGGGCGGGAGTTTGAGGCGGAGTATTCGGCCCTGCTGGACGAGGCCTACCCGGCCGGAGACTTCGGCACCCTGTACCCCTTCCGCCGCATCTTCATGGTGGGCCAAAAGCAATGA
- a CDS encoding PIG-L deacetylase family protein: MVDLEPFPQDWQRALVVVAHPDDPEYGMAAAVAEWTEGGKEVHYLLATRGEAGIAGLPPEQSGPLRVREQQDACLRVGVASLAFLDHPDGRVQEGLQLRREIAGHIRQVRPDLVLTLNHRDEWGPGRWNSADHRAVGRSVLDAVSDADNEWIFPELLEAGLARHKVRRVAISSPHPTHAQPVSERSIERAVASLAEHAEYLKALGPDPAESQARRQVEMVTAGGRVAFELYG; this comes from the coding sequence ATGGTTGACTTGGAGCCGTTCCCGCAGGACTGGCAGAGGGCACTGGTGGTGGTTGCCCACCCCGACGACCCGGAATACGGCATGGCCGCGGCCGTGGCGGAATGGACGGAGGGCGGCAAGGAGGTCCACTACCTGCTGGCCACCCGCGGCGAGGCGGGCATCGCGGGCCTGCCGCCGGAACAGTCCGGTCCCTTGCGCGTGCGGGAGCAGCAAGACGCGTGCCTCCGGGTGGGCGTCGCCAGCCTGGCGTTCCTGGACCACCCGGACGGCCGGGTCCAGGAGGGCCTGCAGCTGCGCCGCGAGATTGCCGGGCACATCCGCCAGGTGCGGCCGGACCTGGTGCTCACCCTCAACCACCGGGACGAATGGGGCCCGGGCCGCTGGAACAGCGCCGACCACCGCGCCGTGGGCCGCAGCGTGCTTGACGCCGTCTCCGACGCGGACAACGAGTGGATCTTCCCGGAACTGCTCGAAGCGGGCCTGGCCCGGCACAAGGTGCGCCGGGTGGCCATCAGCTCGCCCCACCCCACCCATGCCCAGCCGGTCAGCGAACGCAGCATTGAACGCGCCGTGGCATCCCTGGCCGAGCACGCCGAATACCTCAAGGCGCTCGGCCCAGACCCGGCGGAGTCCCAGGCCCGCCGGCAGGTGGAGATGGTGACGGCCGGCGGCAGGGTCGCGTTCGAACTCTACGGATAG